In Arachis stenosperma cultivar V10309 chromosome 1, arast.V10309.gnm1.PFL2, whole genome shotgun sequence, one DNA window encodes the following:
- the LOC130946653 gene encoding uncharacterized protein LOC130946653 encodes MDKCSGRPNRSDVHLSAEEELAIEAEAREYFDGVVPKRHTKPQRSEYASEYVDDLSNSKNDSIPEFEQFQRLENDPQQKLVCNGGQVPEEFVETEYYKDLSSVDKNHHTTGTGFIKVEKSGKCFHIEQCNDIACHESCKCNPATNDWVPAPSTEVSFNSDKPKRSDN; translated from the exons atggACAAGTGTTCGGGAAGGCCAAATCGGAGTGATGTTCATCTATCCGCTGAGGAAGAACTTGCAATAGAGGCAGAGGCCAGAGAGTACTTCGATGGCGTCGTTCCAAAGAGGCACACAAAGCCTCAAAGAAGTGAATACGCTTCTGAATATGTCGATGATTTATCAAACTCCAAGAACGATTCAATTCCGGAATTCGAACAATTTCAGCGCCTCGAGAATGATCCACAACAG AAATTGGTTTGCAATGGGGGTCAAGTGCCAGAAGAATTTGTGGAAACAGAATATTACAAAGATCTCAGCAGCGTGGACAAGAACCACCATACG ACAGGAACTGGGTTCATCAAAGTAGAGAAAAGTGGGAAATGCTTCCACATAGAGCAGTGTAATGACATTGCTTGCCATGAATCTTGCAAGTGCAATCCAGCAACCAATGACTGGGTTCCAGCTCCTTCAACTGAG GTGAGTTTCAATTCTGACAAACCTAAGAGGAGTGACAATTGA